One genomic segment of Gossypium arboreum isolate Shixiya-1 chromosome 3, ASM2569848v2, whole genome shotgun sequence includes these proteins:
- the LOC108475340 gene encoding uncharacterized protein LOC108475340, protein MEIMFRCYKCPEEEKVPLAILAFSDYALSWWTQLVLNRQRNRERYVDSWEQLTQIMRKHFIPPHYYRDIKRRLQCLVQGNRSVDEYFKEMEMLMHRANIQEDEETTMVRFVDGLNVSIANVLDLQTYIDLEDTVRKEIEIERQFQQRQSRPFSTSQYHRGTSSNSTFKNSKFPFATNKLLPKHDEAKSFEGKSGAPTKPSSSSSKQLTSTTSQKKERAREIECFKCKGRGHYSRDCANTRLLLIKEDGDYTSDSDKTDPDMPELIDNVNDCGKFYGEEELVEPLTHHRCLVVRRTLNIQLKDDHDLQRSNIFHSRCLIKGTLCSFIIDSGSYANIVSSYLVDSLALPCSKHPTPYHLQWLNEGSKVRVVKQCLITFKLGTYIDVVWGDVVPMHAAHLLLGRPWQYDRDVIHHEYEDIFEEAPKELPPLRGIEHQIDLIPGSTIPNRPAYRSNPEEMKELQKQVDELLAKGHIRESLSPCAVPVIPVPKKNGFIVSAQGIHVDEDKVKAIRKLPTPKLITEVRSFHGLASFYRRFVKDFSTIAAPLTEIIKKYVGFKWGEVQKKAFQTLKGKLCSAPILKLPDFSNTFELECDASGIGIGAVLMQEKRPIAYFSEKLTGAIKLLNL, encoded by the exons ATGGAGATCATGTTCAGATGTTATAAGTGTCCAGAAGAGGAGAAAGTTCCATTAGCTATATTGGCATTTTCTGATTATGCATTGAGTTGGTGGACTCAACTTGTGTTGAACCGCCAAAGGAATCGTGAACGATATGTTGATTCATGGGAACAGTTGACACAAATCATGCGAAAACATTTTATCCCACCTCATTATTATAGGGATATTAAACGAAGACTTCAATGCCTTGTTCAAGGTAATCGATCTGTTGATGAGTACTTTAAGGAGATGGAGATGCTTATGCATAGAGCAAATATCCAAGAAGATGAGGAGACTACCATGGTGCGATTTGTAGATGGTTTGAACGTTTCGATAGCCAATGTTCTTGATCTTCAAACCTACATTGATCTTGAAGATACGGTACGCAAGGAAATTGAGATTGAGAGACAGTTTCAACAACGTCAATCTCGTCCATTTAGTACTTCACAATATCATAGAGGTACGAGTTCTAATTCTACTTTCAAGAATTCGAAATTTCCTTTTGCTActaataagttgctgccaaaacaTGATGAGGCTAAATCTTTTGAGGGGAAAAGTGGGGCTCCTACAAAaccttcttcttcatcttctaaGCAGCTCACTTCTACTACTTCACAAAAAAAAGAACGAGCTCGTGAAATTGAATGTTTTAAGTGCAAAGGGCGTGGGCACTATAGCCGTGATTGTGCCAACACAAGACTTTTGTTGATCAAAGAAGATGGTGATTATACTTCTGATTCTGATAAAACAGACCCAGATATGCCCGAATTAATTGATAATGTCAACGATTGTGGTAAATTTTATGGTGAAGAAGAGTTGGTGGAACCACTAACTCATCACCGTTGTTTAGTTGTGAGGCGCACACTCAACATCCAATTGAAGGATGATCATGATCTTCAACGGAGTAATATATTCCATTCGAGGTGTTTGATTAAAGGTACACTTTGCTCATTTATCATTGATAGTGGAAGTTATGCTAACATTGTGAGCAGCTACCTTGTGGATTCTCTTGCTTTGCCATGTAGCAAACACCCTACACCATACCATCTTCAATGGCTTAACGAAGGTTCGAAGGTCCGTGTGGTAAAACAGTGCTTGATCACTTTTAAACTTGGGACTTACATTGATGTTGTTTGGGGTGATGTCGTTCCCATGCATGCCGCCCACTTGTTACTTGGTAGACCATGGCAGTATGATCGTGATGTTATTCATCATG AATATGAAGATATTTTTGAAGAAGCACCTAAAGAATTGCCACCTTTGAGGGGCATTGAGCATCAAATTGACTTAATACCTGGGTCAACAATTCCAAATCGACCAGCTTATAGAAGCAATCCTGAGGAGATGAAGGAGTTACAAAAGCAAGTAGATGAACTTTTGGCGAAGGGTCACATTCGTGAAAGTTTAAGTCCTTGTGCAGTGCCGGTAATTCCGGTGCCAAAGAAAAATGGTTTTATAGTAAGTGCTCAAGGTATTCATGTCGATGAGGATAAAGTAAAGGCAATTAGAAAATTGCCCACTCCTAAATTAATTACTGAGGTGAGATCTTTCCATGGTTTAGCAAGTTTTTATAGACGTTTTGTGAAGGATTTCTCCACTATTGCTGCTCCATTAACtgagattattaaaaaatatGTGGGTTTTAAATGGGGAGAAGTTCAGAAAAAGGCTTTTCAAACTTTAAAGGGTAAGTTATGCTCTGCTCCGATTCTTAAATTACCTGATTTTTCTAATACTTTTGAACTTGAATGTGATGCTTCAGGTATTGGAATTGGTgccgtgttgatgcaagaaaaaCGGCCAATCGCATATTTTAGTGAAAAACTGACAGGGGCAATTAAACTACTCAACTTATGA